From one Dysidea avara chromosome 9, odDysAvar1.4, whole genome shotgun sequence genomic stretch:
- the LOC136265804 gene encoding leucine-rich repeat serine/threonine-protein kinase 1-like → MSAEMSAYDKDLDSAVFDDNQAFVLGWLEGLTDEADKKARRERRGDVLRKASHVLSVEVIQCVLSSGHFSDVINDADSAGKTPLHLAAEGHNQDIRPHNKDDALKTITLLYEHGADPFVKCKEGATPKDVAVTCDFRLGSALIEILEGMWTEQCSFSSTLGYKEIVSLQQNILEWAINQQLSHIVQFMLTSNQQYSVVNLLRNTELNGKTLFHVAVSVGNTQILKTLIASNGLPLNTIANKRWDQIITDTTQKHCVTPLSLVFSHISASELTDVFVNQQSKGDYLTHISLSDMGIIKLPKELFRFSCLTNLSVSHNKLRDLPSEMSSALLPQHLKELDLSHNHIMCLPIELFGLPSLQKLNVSNNPLTSLPSEWWLSRSLEHLNFSQTQLRELFSSNQMFSTPPTIKITTFSSSKSHRLRSRTEILRESEDPMVFLNQHDGMSLLSHLDASHCHLKEFPKCFACCFPNLSYLNISGNNITSCCVINELPAVLEELDISHNNLQPGSCTFTLSGEKDDLSCHRDSSVSSCHHMKHTKLPKLTVLNLAGNVDMKEVVLYPTAMDRSISTNMFFPKLRKLNLSHCNLEQSPEHLVKMTDLYSLNVSYNNFKIPQQICNMEDLRIFTYDGLKDPVVPDLNKFTTVKEKQMFLRQRNACGVPSVKLMFVGYSGHGKTTLLNHMVNAGKPQGQDEVKPTVGITLTKTWIYTPRPSVDPAIAFYPWDFSGQAKFLPSHECFIAPRAIYVLCWKTSDGEAGIIQLKETLLVMKARAKYAAVVVVGTHIDLVDHFNNKKRMMFERKIEQLYFNKRYPDIKAICFVTCKGKHKSTIAKLCTKLYEVAASLETPLGVKNFTQKLITMKIPESYYRLQGGILAAAYSKSAKTPILSQEEITRLGLQYGLDESETTVAITYIKEHGNLIHFDSAELRDFYFINPQWLSDIFTHVILLPNEFTNIEDGKVRKVMVERSLLKRFKISAEIMEPVFTLLQKFEIAIPLSIDMLLIPSFLQNKGPKRLFSIERYNFPRRKRFGSCKFDDSSATKHSRNDKVRFSVLEMMSVDLHSSGMCFRRLFFADRIPPNIWPKLIARFLLSVHQNSFHKIICDNCIPGVPYKLAFSAGDALIGNLLCKWSYGKNYVELSLGEYVLLRVNAFRSYNNDKSKHMTISATKKRLEIMLVHKQNGRTAEELMLNREGFEVNIPDYIIISRNTEQSIDVHKSDLMSMQILSHVLETIDEVLRDWFEGLSEEGIYSDKHLSHIIPCPHCCGDDVIEEEINGYDQDDVFPNHQNGPMTNASDAFAIQFLLQQTNKCDSVICSRHGKLKIKDLAPDVVFDDVAIDKIDDSKLELEQLLGQGGFGVVKKMKLLTDPVQHVAVKSCTGSMWNEDYNNELIQIYADIRQELNKLISLDHPNIVKCIGFCLSSLSFVLEWASFGSMTKVLENYKSCGYHLCPESVVDILQQASLALAYLHNKAIVHYDIKPDNILVFCFPQAGHDCYSENQSISCKACQNDGVLVKLADLGISALAGPGGFHRKPATPGHTAPEAIRCAGKEPLGEKVDIFSLGITLYELMTLQLLPPPNVLGFEFDWDIESGLRPPLFTSGKNPKYPIILKELVVNCWAQEYAARPTAQEIVSIFQSPDCLKLTNTYNTELPYSVVSAALVVTVEDQQSLWLAHTTNDGYSVTVYKFAENINFMATPIEMKVPIQAMCQVGTQIWMMSAQGKLIVVSAITHDITQQIDRPELARDDVIGMKTINNQAGLFVVMYKSGLVIFVSSQPKRRSISQSHSVQPFLLSLGAKGSQQDEIKLSPITVSLPDLYSIDVYVPQDDGLIEVWCGCDKGVIEIIIPPDGDFKPGSSLMLNTHDSSADIPPDASIIQLMSSLHSQSNTTRVYALHGSGSVVSCWSVGEQPTLNTVIKLSPHFNSPATAILPLKNHLFIADSKGSVYKLNLTDTNDCQLLVGHHQSNMQLHLFALYGQMSTKGFLSDIGSVGEGVDERLTFASIPCDVLLSMGAGYQDAFHNDETPNPPLHFTTWTIP, encoded by the exons ATGAGTGCCGAGATGAGTGCTTACGACAAAGACCTCGACTCAGCTGTGTTCGACGACAATCAGGCATTTGTACTGGGCTGGCTAGAGGGTTTGACCGATGAAGCAGACAAGAAAGCTCGTCGGGAGAGACGTGGCGACGTACTTAGGAAGGCGTCGCATGTGCTCAGCGTAGAAGTAATTCAGTGTGTTTTGTCTAGCGGACATTTTTCTG ATGTGATTAATGATGCAGACTCAGCTGGAAAG ACACCTTTACATTTGGCTGCAGAGGGACACAAtcaa GACATCAGACCACACAACAAGGATGATGCATTGAAGACCAtcacactgctatatgagcaTGGTGCTGACCCATTTGTGAAGTGTAAGGAAGGAGCAACACCTAAGGATGTGGCTGTCACTTGTGATTTCAGACTTGGATCAGCACTGATAG AAATACTTGAAGGAATGTGGACAGAACAATGCTCATTTTCAAGTACACTGGGCTACAAAGAAATAGTTTCCTTACAACAGAATATATTGGAATG GGCTATAAATCAGCAACTCTCTCACATTGTGCAGTTTATGTTGACAAGCAATCAACAATATTCAGTGGTCAATTTGTTACGGAATACTGAGTTGAATGGGAAGACACTATTTCATGTTGCAGTCTCGGTAGGAAATACACAGATATTGAAGACATTGATTGCCAGTAATGGCCTGCCACTTAACACAATAGCAAACAAGAGATGGGATCAGATCATcacagatacaacacaaaagCATTGTGTCACTCCATTGTCACTGGTGTTTTCACATATTTCAGCCAGTGAACTTACTGACGTATTTGTTAACCAACAGTCAAAAGGAGACTACTTGACTCACATCAGTCTCTCTGATATGGGCATCATTAAACTTCCCAAAGAGTTGTTCAGGTTTTCTTGTTTGACCAACCTCAGTGTTAGCCACAATAAACTAAGGGATCTTCCATCTGAAATGTCGTCAGCCTTGCTACCTCAACATTTGAAGGAGTTGGATCTGTCACACAACCACATTATGTGTCTCCCCATAGAACTGTTTGGCTTACCAAGTTTACAAAAACTCAATGTTTCCAATAATCCTCTTACTTCACTTCCAAGTGAATGGTGGTTGTCTAGGAGTTTAGAGCACCTGAATTTTTCCCAAACACAATTAAGGGAATTGTTTTCTTCTAATCAAATGTTTTCAACACCTCCTACTATAAAGATCACTACATTTTCCTCATCAAAATCTCACCGGCTTCGTAGCAGGACAGAAATCCTCAGGGAATCTGAAGACCCGATGGTATTTCTTAATCAACATGATGGCAtgtcactgctgagtcatcttgatGCTAGCCATTGTCACTTGAAAGAGTTTCCAAAATGCTTTGCTTGTTGTTTTCCAAACTTAAGCTACTTGAATATTTCTGGCAACAATATCACATCTTGTTGTGTCATCAACGAGCTTCCAGCAGTATTGGAGGAGCTGGATATCAGCCATAACAATCTGCAACCAGGAAGTTGTACATTTACATTATCTGGTGAAAAGGATGATCTGTCGTGTCACAGAGATTCTAGTGTTTCATCGTGTCATCACATGAAACATACTAAACTACCAAAATTGACGGTTTTAAATTTGGCTGGCAATGTGGACATGAAAGAAGTAGTCCTGTACCCTACAGCTATGGATAGGAGTATCTCTACTAACATGTTCTTTCCAAAACTAAGAAAGTTGAACTTGAGCCATTGCAATTTAGAGCAGAGTCCCGAGCACCTAGTAAAAATGACTGACTTGTACAGCTTAAATGTCAGCTACAATAACTTCAAAATTCCACAGCAGATCTGTAACATGGAGGATCTCAGGATATTCACCTATGATGGGTTGAAAGATCCAGTTGTTCCTGACTTGAACAAATTCACTACTGTGAAAGAAAAACAAATGTTTCTCAGGCAGCGCAA TGCTTGTGGTGTTCCATCAGTGAAGCTCATGTTTGTTGGATATAGTGGTCATGGAAAGACTACCCTACTTAATCATATGGTTAATGCTGGCAAGCCACAAGGACAAG ATGAGGTGAAACCAACGGTTGGTATTACGCTAACGAAGACATGGATTTACACTCCAAGACCATCTGTTGATCCTGCAATAGCATTTTACCCTTGGGACTTCTCGGGACAA gcaaaatttctTCCCTCTCATGAGTGTTTTATTGCTCCAAGAGCTATTTATGTCTTGTGCTGGAAAACATCTGATGGGGAAGCTGGAATTATACAGCTCAAGGAAACACTTCTTGTAATGAAG gccagaGCCAAGTATGCTGCAGTGGTGGTAGTTGGAACTCACATTGATCTGGTAGATCACTTTAACAACAAGAAAAGAATGATGTTTGAGCGAAAGATTGAACAGCTTTACTTCAACAAACGTTATCCTGACATTAAAGCTATCTGTTTTGTTACTTGTAAGGGAAAACATAAGTCCACCATAGCCAAACTGTGTACCAAACTTTATGAAGTAGCTGCTTCACTGGAGACACCTTTAG GTGTGAAGAATTTTACTCAGAAACTTATCACAATGAAAATCCCTGAAAGCTATTACAGACTGCAAGGTGGGATCTTGGCAGCAGCTTATTCTAAATCTGCCAAAACTCCTATTTTATCACAAGAAGAAATTACAAG GTTGGGACTACAGTATGGGTTAGATGAAAGTGAAACTACTGTTGCCATCACATACATCAAGGAACATG GTAATCTGATTCACTTTGATTCAGCAGAATTAAGAGATTTCTACTTCATCAATCCCCAATGGTTATCAGATATATTTACACATGTGATCCTGCTACCAAACGAAT tTACCAACATTGAAGATGGGAAGGTCAGGAAAGTAATGGTGGAAAGATCCCTCCTAAAAAGGTTTAAAATTTCAGCAGAGATCATGGAGCCTGTATTTACACTGCTTCAAAAGTTTGAGATAGCCATTCCACTCAGCATTGACATGCTACTAATACCGTCTTTTCTTCAGAACAAGGGACCCAAGAGATTGTTTTCCATTGAGCGATACAATTTTCCTCGCAGGAAACGTTTTGGTTCTTGTAAATTTGATGACTCTTCAGCCACAAAACACAGCAGGAATGATAAAGTACGATTTTCTGTATTGGAAATGATGTCAGTTGATTTACACTCCTCTGGTATGTGCTTTCGGAGACTTTTCTTTGCTGACCGTATTCCACCCAACATTTGGCCAAAGTTGATAGCACGATTTTTGTTATCAGTGCATCAGAATAGTTTCCATAAGATAATCTGTGACAATTGTATACCTGGAGTTCCTTACAAACTAGCATTTTCTGCAGGAGATGCACTGATTGGTAATCTGTTGTGTAAATGGTCTTATGGTAAAAACTATGTTGAGCTCAGCTTAGGAGAGTATGTACTTCTGCGTGTGAATGCATTTCGAAGCTATAACAATGATAAGAGCAAGCACATGACAATTTCTGCAACAAAGAAAAGGCTGGAGATTATGCTGGTCCACAAGCAGAATGGCAGAACTGCAGAAGAATTAATGCTTAACCGAGAAGGCTTTGAAGTTAACATACCTGATTATATAATCATATCTCGTAACACAGAACAAAGCATTGATGTCCACAAGTCTGATCTTATGAGTATGCAAATACTGTCGCATGTTTTGGAGACAATTGATGAAGTCCTGAGAGACTGGTTTGAGGGCTTATCAGAGGAGGGCATTTATTCTGATAAACACCTTTCTCACATTATCCCTTGTCCACATTGCTGTGGTGATGATGTTATTGAAGAGGAGATCAATGGATATGATCAAGATGACGTCTTTCCCAATCATCAAAACGGACCCATGACCAATGCTAGTGATGCATTTGCTATACAGTTTCTGCTACAGCAAACAAATAAATGTGATAGTGTAATTTGCAGTCGCCATGGGAAGCTGAAAATAAAAGATCTTGCACCAGATGTG GTATTTGATGATGTTGCAATTGACAAAATTGATGACAGTAAACTGGAGCTTGAACAGCTGTTGGGACAAGGAGGATTTGGTGTGGTGAAAAAGATGAAGCTACTAACA GATCCAGTCCAACATGTAGCTGTGAAGTCATGCACCGGGAGCATGTGGAATGAAGACTATAATAACGAGCTGATCCAGATTTATGCAGATATACGACAAGAGCTGAACAAGCTGATATCACTAGATCACCCCAACATTGTCAAGTGCATTGGGTTCTGCTTATCATCCCTATCATTTGTGCTGGAGTGGGCTTCATTTGGCAGCATGACTAAGGTGCTTGAGAACTACAAGAGTTGTGGCTATCATCTCTGTCCTGAATCAGTAGTGGATATATTGCAGCAG GCATCACTAGCACTGGCTTACCTTCACAATAAGGCCATTGTCCACTATGACATCAAACCTGACAATATACTGGTGTTTTGTTTCCCACAAGCTGGTCATGATTGTTATAGTGAAAATCAATCTATCAGTTGTAAGGCTTGTCAAAATGATGGTGTTTTAGTCAAGCTGGCTGACCTTGGAATATCAGCGTTAGCAGGTCCAGGGGGATTCCACAGAAAACCAGCTACTCCAGGCCACACTGCTCCAGAAGCCATTAGGTGTGCAGGGAAAGAACCACTTGGTGAAAAG GTTGATATATTCTCACTAGGGATAACACTCTATGAGTTGATGACTCTGCAACTACTACCTCCCCCTAATGTACTAGGTTTTGAGTTTGATTGGGATATTGAGAGTGGATTACGTCCACCACTGTTTACCAGTGGG AAGAATCCCAAGTACCCAATCATCCTAAAAGAACTAGTGGTGAACTGTTGGGCTCAAGAGTATGCTGCCAGGCCAACTGCTCAGGAAATAGTTTCCATATTCCAATCACCAGATTGTCTCAAACTGACAAACACTTACAACACTGAACTACCATACAGTGTAGTATCTGCTGCTCTGGTTGTTACTGTTGAGGATCAACAGTCACTATGGTTGGCTCACACCACCAATGATGGGTACAGTGTTACAGTGTACAAATTTGCAgagaatattaattttatg GCTACTCCTATTGAAATGAAGGTCCCCATACAAGCAATGTGtcaagttggtacacagatttGGATGATGTCAGCTCAAGGGAAGCTGATTGTGGTCAGTGCCATAACTCATGACATCACACAACAAATTGATAGACCAGAACTTGCCAGAGATGACGTTATTGGCATGAAAACTATTAATAACCAAGCTGGATTATTTGTTGTAATGTACAAAAGTGGTTTGGTCATATTCGTCTCATCTCAACCAAAACGTCGCAGTATTTCACAGAGTCACAGTGTGCAACCATTTCTCCTTTCCTTGGGTGCAAAGGGATCTCAACAGGATGAAATAAAATTATCACCCATAACAGTTTCATTACCTGATCTGTATTCTATTGATGTGTATGTTCCACAAGATGATGGGCTAATAGAAGTGTGGTGTGGGTGTGACAAGGGTGTGATTGAGATCATCATTCCTCCTGATGGAGACTTCAAACCAGGGTCATCACTAATGCTGAACACTCATGATAGCTCAGCAGATATTCCTCCTGATGCCAGCATCATACAGCTGATGTCATCTCTACATTCCCAGTCTAATACAACTCGTGTGTATGCCTTACATGGTAGTGGGAGCGTTGTTTCTTGTTGGAGCGTCGGTGAACAGCCAACACTGAACACTGTAATCAAACTGTCTCCCCATTTCAACTCACCAG CTACTGCTATTCTCCCACTGAAGAACCACCTGTTCATTGCAGACAGTAAGGGAAGTGTGTACAAATTAAACCTCACTGATACCAATGATTGTCAACTACTTGTTGGTCATCACCAGTCAAATATGCAACTACACCTCTTTGCCTTATATGGCCAGATGAGCACTAAAGGATTTCTGTCCGACATTGGCAGTGTTGGTGAAGGTGTGGATGAAAGGCTGACATTTGCTAGTATACCCTGTGACGTCTTGTTGAGCATGGGAGCAGGTTATCAAGACGCCTTCCACAATGATGAGACCCCCAACCCTCCACTGCACTTCACCACATGGACCATCCCGTGA